One window of Nicotiana tomentosiformis chromosome 11, ASM39032v3, whole genome shotgun sequence genomic DNA carries:
- the LOC104121240 gene encoding thioredoxin X, chloroplastic isoform X4: MAAMASTTSTSRVPYPLPLSPARCSLISSVNTTCSFTSSSSLVCKKLWLSNGTRGKPGFRTSSSSSTTTLRIRCGGLREIKEDEFSDVVLKSDRPVLVEFVATWCGPCRLIGPAMESVAEICIFPLLISITIRCQCEERFSDLGVGGSGSWQ, translated from the exons ATGGCAGCAATGGCTTCCACCACCTCAACTTCAAGGGTTCCTTATCCTTTGCCATTATCTCCGGCTCGTTGTTCACTTATATCCTCCGTTAATACAACGTGCTCattcacttcttcttcttctttggttTGCAAGAAGCTCTGGTTATCTAACGGAACTCGAGGGAAGCCAGGATTTagaacttcttcttcttcttcgacgaCGACGTTGAGGATAAGGTGTGGTGGCTTAAGGGAGATAAAGGAGGACGAGTTCTCCGACGTCGTTTTGAAGTCTGATCGTCCCGTCCTTGTGGAGTTCGTTGCCACTTGGTGTGGGCCCTGCCGCTTGATTGGTCCTGCTATGGAATCCGTTGCTGAG ATATGTATCTTTCCTTTACTCATTAGCATAACTATCAGATGTCAGTGCGAGGAGCGTTTCTCTG atctaggtgttggaGGTAGCGGATCTTGGCAGTGA
- the LOC104121240 gene encoding thioredoxin X, chloroplastic isoform X3, whose protein sequence is MAAMASTTSTSRVPYPLPLSPARCSLISSVNTTCSFTSSSSLVCKKLWLSNGTRGKPGFRTSSSSSTTTLRIRCGGLREIKEDEFSDVVLKSDRPVLVEFVATWCGPCRLIGPAMESVAEICIFPLLISITIRCQCEERFSGTSKLALYSKIGVLHRI, encoded by the exons ATGGCAGCAATGGCTTCCACCACCTCAACTTCAAGGGTTCCTTATCCTTTGCCATTATCTCCGGCTCGTTGTTCACTTATATCCTCCGTTAATACAACGTGCTCattcacttcttcttcttctttggttTGCAAGAAGCTCTGGTTATCTAACGGAACTCGAGGGAAGCCAGGATTTagaacttcttcttcttcttcgacgaCGACGTTGAGGATAAGGTGTGGTGGCTTAAGGGAGATAAAGGAGGACGAGTTCTCCGACGTCGTTTTGAAGTCTGATCGTCCCGTCCTTGTGGAGTTCGTTGCCACTTGGTGTGGGCCCTGCCGCTTGATTGGTCCTGCTATGGAATCCGTTGCTGAG ATATGTATCTTTCCTTTACTCATTAGCATAACTATCAGATGTCAGTGCGAGGAGCGTTTCTCTG GCACCAGCAAGCTAGCTTTATACAGTAAAATTGGAGTATTACATCGCATCTGA
- the LOC104121240 gene encoding thioredoxin X, chloroplastic isoform X2, translating into MAAMASTTSTSRVPYPLPLSPARCSLISSVNTTCSFTSSSSLVCKKLWLSNGTRGKPGFRTSSSSSTTTLRIRCGGLREIKEDEFSDVVLKSDRPVLVEFVATWCGPCRLIGPAMESVAEICIFPLLISITIRCQCEERFSGKYLESFKWLYTFSLWIDSDSL; encoded by the exons ATGGCAGCAATGGCTTCCACCACCTCAACTTCAAGGGTTCCTTATCCTTTGCCATTATCTCCGGCTCGTTGTTCACTTATATCCTCCGTTAATACAACGTGCTCattcacttcttcttcttctttggttTGCAAGAAGCTCTGGTTATCTAACGGAACTCGAGGGAAGCCAGGATTTagaacttcttcttcttcttcgacgaCGACGTTGAGGATAAGGTGTGGTGGCTTAAGGGAGATAAAGGAGGACGAGTTCTCCGACGTCGTTTTGAAGTCTGATCGTCCCGTCCTTGTGGAGTTCGTTGCCACTTGGTGTGGGCCCTGCCGCTTGATTGGTCCTGCTATGGAATCCGTTGCTGAG ATATGTATCTTTCCTTTACTCATTAGCATAACTATCAGATGTCAGTGCGAGGAGCGTTTCTCTGGTAAATATTTAGAAAGTTTCAAGTGGCTTTATACATTTTCTCTGTGGATTGATTCTGATTCGCTATGA
- the LOC104121240 gene encoding thioredoxin X, chloroplastic isoform X1 has product MAAMASTTSTSRVPYPLPLSPARCSLISSVNTTCSFTSSSSLVCKKLWLSNGTRGKPGFRTSSSSSTTTLRIRCGGLREIKEDEFSDVVLKSDRPVLVEFVATWCGPCRLIGPAMESVAEEYKEKITVVKIDHDENPKLIEEFKVYGLPTLILFKDGKEVPDSKREGAITKVKLKEYLDGLLKTVSIA; this is encoded by the exons ATGGCAGCAATGGCTTCCACCACCTCAACTTCAAGGGTTCCTTATCCTTTGCCATTATCTCCGGCTCGTTGTTCACTTATATCCTCCGTTAATACAACGTGCTCattcacttcttcttcttctttggttTGCAAGAAGCTCTGGTTATCTAACGGAACTCGAGGGAAGCCAGGATTTagaacttcttcttcttcttcgacgaCGACGTTGAGGATAAGGTGTGGTGGCTTAAGGGAGATAAAGGAGGACGAGTTCTCCGACGTCGTTTTGAAGTCTGATCGTCCCGTCCTTGTGGAGTTCGTTGCCACTTGGTGTGGGCCCTGCCGCTTGATTGGTCCTGCTATGGAATCCGTTGCTGAG GAGTATAAAGAAAAGATCACTGTTGTTAAGATAGATCATGATGAAAATCCCAAGCTCATAGAAGAGTTCAAAGTTTATGGATTGCCAACTTTGATTCTCTTCAAAGATGGAAAGGAAGTTCCAGATAGTAAAAGGGAAGGTGCGATAACAAAAGTTAAACTCAAGGAGTATCTTGATGGACTTCTAAAGACAGTTTCTATCGCATAG